A region of the Sander vitreus isolate 19-12246 chromosome 1, sanVit1, whole genome shotgun sequence genome:
gtgtttagtgttttgtaaaaagtgtgaggctgacattgtgctgatagtggtgcacatctgggccaatgTTCCTTGAGTGTGAGGTTTTGATAATTGtatacttttgatttcagtgtgtgaGCAATCGGCAAAAAGTGTAAGGCTCAAACTGTCATTAGGCACTAAAACACTCTTTTTAGGTTAGTTGGTAAGAATagttttgttttacaaatgCAAACTTTCTCTAAAGAGTAACTAAAAAGAAGCTCAGCCacagtattaaaaaaacaaaaacaaggaaaccacaaaatgttagaaaaatgaagacatatGTATAGTATAATGAGCTCTTGCAGAAACGGGGGCAGGTTTATTTAACAGAGGGACTCATCTGAAGCAGCTTGAGTGAAATGattcagacagaaaaacagaacagacATCCATCTAAGGAGGGATTCCTCCATCTTAATCcaatgtatcggagtaaaagtattaaactcatcgaaaatatgtactcaagtaaaagtggaaataggagaaaaataatactccagtagagtacagatacagccttttagtacttaagtacagtagtgaagtagttctactttgttactgtacatcTCTGCTTAGAAGTTGTGTTGCACACAGCCAAACTAAGTCATGTGTTATCAGAGTCACTTCCATATAGCTAttaaatcacacacactcacaccataTCTGAGTCACTGCCCTGAGCAATGCTCTTTTTATCACTATAGTTAAACACACCTTTGCTTCTCAGATCAATGCTGCTGTCACCCACCTGCTGATTCACTCGCTACCACAGCAACAGCTCTGTCTCTACCCGGTACACATAGATGGGAAGTGAGTCATGTGTGGTGGTGGGTGGACAGAGGAGGAGGGTACGATCTAATTTTAGGTGACACATCAACATCACAGGAGTTTCCAGTTCTTCTTCCATCTGTTAAAATCTCCCTTTACCATCTCTGTCTCTTATCTGGAGCCGGGTATCAAACCTCAGTACTCTTCTGGTAGGCCTGTATCACTGAGTCACAAAAAGTAGATTTGTAAGATTTGTAATCTTTGACAGcttgttttttaaacaatttgtgAACCACACAATTGACATATCACACTTTAAATTAATATGGCAAACAGTCGCttttttacacatccagcattGACGGAGCAATattagcattcatttagagTCATGTCTGTGTCTACCTGATGAATTTAACATGCACTCTCTTTAAGCtcttgtttttggtctctaccaactcctgagaaagaTATTCCAATCCTGAACTAGTTTTACCAATAAGTCAGTAAGTTGGTGCTTTGTTTATactgaaaacacaatgttttctcatttttatttgatgaATTATTATACAAATATCGGTTATAGCcccttttcaaatgttttttgtttttagatgttTGCTCTTCTAccagtgttgtgtgtttgtcctAATGTGAGAATTTGTGATGAGAATGTTTTGGTAACTCAAAGCAATTTAATATGGTAGTATACATGTATAAAAGTATTAGTAAAAGTAGTATTCCGCTGCCCTTTTGGGTCAAGTCTATTGCACGTCTGATTGGGTGTGGTCAGAACAGAGCACACTGTTGCACTTGTAACCGCACTCAACAGGGATGTCAGTGCATACTAAACACTCCCTGCTGTAAACTTTTACATCAAGCAGCAAGGTGAGAAGTTAAACCAGTGAAGGCCAGCAAAAAGCAGATTTTCAATTGGTGCTCTTTAAATAACATTCAATTATTCCACTCttcattcattttacttgacagccattgtctttttctgggtaaaaaatgcaattttctttctttctaataTGTTTATAAACATGAGTATGAAGGAGATGAAACAGTTCTGaggcaaacaaaaaagaaaataaagttgtttttttttaaattggctgACCTGACTAGAATAGTCTAGATGACTAGATAGAAACATACATATGAGAAGTATCATGGTTTCTAGAAAAGGCTCTCGTCCATCTATCAACAATTCCCCCAAAACAGCTTAAAGAGgctcccactgtgtgtgtgtgtgtgtgtgtgtgtgtgtgtgtgtgtgtgtgtgtgtgtgtgtgtgtgtgtgtgtgtgtgtgttcccagtAGCTCTGGTAAAAGGTCTGGTTCCCTTTAAATGCTCCGAGCACAGACAAAAGAATCCCTGCCCATTCAACGGAAtaaaagaggtgtgtgtgtgtgtgtgtgtgtgtgtgtgtgtgtgtgtgtgtgtgtgtgtgtgtgtgtgtgtgtgtgtgtgtgtgtgtgtgtgtgtgtgtgagagagagacaaaaagttGTGTACATTGAGTTTCTGGATCCAGAACTCAGTTACTAAACCTCTCACTCTCTTCCCTTCTCATCCTCTCTGTACTCTCCATTGGTTTTTCTTTCTCActatttcctttttcttctaTTCCTCTTGTTCTGCATTTCCACAGGACACATTAAACAACAACTCCTTTGGGAAGAAATACAGTTGGCAAGAGAAGGTTTCAGGCTCGTCCTCGCCTCTTAAAACAGGTGAGCTTTTCTTTCCCACCAGATCTTCACACCATGAAGCTCATATTTTAGTTTAACCGTCTGAATTTCCTTGTTTAGTTGATGATAACTGGGATATGCAGACCAGAATGCTGTCCCCGATCATATTTTTCCTTAGGCTACTAACAAAGCAGATGTACGCGTTTGTGATTTGCATTGAGTCTGGCAGGTTGTGTGGTTAAGGCTTGGATtagctatgctaagctaagtgaGCTAATGCTATATACTTTGTCTGGTGTGTTAGCCAGCTCTGGGCTTATTTTAGCTGGGGAGCTGTCATTGCTCATTGCTACAGCTCTTTTCAGAGCACCATGTGAGGCGAGACTAACCAAACTCCCTGCCAACAACTCACTACTGATGGAAAAAGTATATGACTTGTTACctcaatcatttaaaaaaatagagaaaaagatCTGGCTAAATCACCTTTCTGGGTAAATCAAAGTCTTTCATGCATTATTCAACCCATGTTGGCAGAATACAGAATAGAAGCATTCATGCATTATTCTGAGATGAGATGATTACCCCATTGCTAGCCTTGTGTTAACACCAAATGAATTAAAATTAAGTCATGCAAAACGGAAATTAGTTGTAATGTTTGTCTCcctctcaaaataaaatagaataaaaacagTGTGCAgctcatttttgttatttaaattaaatatagaGTTAATTTAGGATTGTATTTAGATGCAACTGCCAGCGATGGGGGCGTTGCAGCCATTTTGCCATTTGATATCTCCGACTCAGAACTACAACTAGAAGGCTGACGGAAACAGTTTTGATCATTTGGTTTATAGTCTGTACAATATGATGTGGTGGCTGCACTAGAATGGTCTGTCCAATGTTGCTCAATAAAATCAAGATATCAGCAGCATTTCCACCAAGAAAAGCTTTGACCTTTTTTCTAAAGAaagttaaaggtacaatatgtaacttttctgcattcaaatgtctaaaaacgaccatacctatgttatatattttttgagttgtgtagttacactattCTAAATGTTTCaatcaaatggcaaacccagagaaatctgttattttattttcagacacgtcacgtttcatttagtcgcccgtcagtggcgtcatataacctttcaccatctagttactcgtaacttctGCCAAAACATAGGCACCCAGATACCCagattgtaaatcatacaatgtcacagaaaaaaatacttgtgacactgctttttctgccaaaaggcatcattttgtgtttaataACATGTCACTTTGCAACACCgtaatacagcagaaaccttatttattgatacatatcaatattaatccagcttaatgttactacaatgtatgtgctggttgacaagtagctaacgttaatgctagctaatgcttggtggataacattatagggttacaacattgttcatcacactcataaagttattagtaatatgattgttttgaccatggataaaagcagcactgcgctaacccacgaataaaTTCACTATTaactttaacgttagctgtatagacagacgattaatctaatgctaatttagccagctagcacaccctgctctgcctgcctcactcccccggcacaaagagacttcattcgggatgatagctgacaatacagccgggacatgtagcaatagctagttacacacataggcctactgctcacaacataatggggtatctcagttaatattcatgaattttcttggtatgtagcctacatatctaagaaataataggctattaaAAGACATTCCCAACGTGCAGGACCAACTTTAtctttcagaattaaagcattcttttggaaaatacacCCACTGAACCTGtcaaaaacattgtgaaaaggtatttttcattgcatggcactaaacgaattatttggaactgctgctacaggcttgaactaaagttatggtaacactacattaattatgaattcatgaattaattcatgatttgtgcattacttcattcctttatagcttatgaatcatcaggaattgacatgagttcatagcctctcattcatgacctcatgcatgaacaacacatcaactaaagcattaggtaaggtggcatatcagaatttgcgcagtgatgaccacatttttttgcagaaaaaataataatcatgataatgcttaataaatcataattcataatgatgtgcccacattaatgctttagttgtggtgttcatgtatgaggtcacgaatgacagactatgaacacgtcaattcctgatgattcatgggatattaaggaatgcagtaatacgtaaatcattaattacataatgcataataatacacaGCCTACATCAATTCATTAATGCattaattcatgataattcatgtactcttaccgtaaagtgttaccggtgTTATTCtaagcaacaacacacacacaaatgtaatctcatttgatagagcagatagcttccctattggaaacattcattctgtatatttgttagaggagtgaatttgctcaagaatcaatgtgttggctgaaagcctactgtgaaattatgcacaggtgtcagcaaaattggccCGTGTGACGAGTGTGTGCTTCACATTTACAGCAGGGCAgtggagcggctgtgggttgactctccacggttctcatgggctttatttaagtcctaacgtgaaaaaagcttaatgtggtttaatgtacctaaacaacgatcagtgatcaccaaatttttctctcatattgctcctcataaccactgaaaactatcaaaaaatctaacccaaagtcaAATTATTATGgatgttatctgacattaagcgtttctaggaaaaagcttaacatggtttatgtacctaaacaacgagttaagctttttcacattttagaatGTCCCGATTTCCAACCAGCGCTCATCCGCTGGCTTTCCAGCagacctggagggactggttcaaacgagacagaaaagaagaggcgttgcaacaatgtttacaaatatagcCTACATTGTATCGCTGGCTGCTCAGATTATGCAGACCgcttgactgacacacacacacacacacacacacacacacattgttaaaatcatacgctggacactttattagtctttcaacatgggtttagttaatgatcgggctataataagaccacgtcggctatgtaatcgctgacaaacGGGACAATGTCAtaatggttggtgtaaaccggaacattttagcgtcccgctTTTGTCGGGACCCAGGACACGCAAttcaaaatcgggactgtcccggtcaaaccgggatgtctggtcaccctaggctaatcattagccagcagctaaaacctgctaacgttagccactaatgttagctttctggctcactagctaactggtcagctagctaccaatacagattgaatcaagaagaacgtaattatgttggggaaactgcagctattttattagcatgacatgaataaatgttactaaacgtaacgtgaatgaacttgaatgggtaaactcatccgtgaacagatgcattctaatcgACGATAGTGTTTAGCAATaagtctcccccgaggcctcctcccagctggacgtgcctggaacacctccctagggaggcgcccagggggcatccttaccagatgcccgaaccacctcaactggctcctttcgacgcaaaggagcagcggctctactccgagctcctcacggatgactgagcttctcaccctatctctaagggagacgccagctaccctcctgaggaaacccattttggccgcttgtaccctggatcttgttctttcggtcatgacccagccttcatgaccataggtgagggtaggaacaaaaactgaccgatagattgagagctttgccttctggctcagctctcttttcgtcacaacggtgcgataaattgaatatatatatatatatatatatggatatcCTTGGATATGGCAATGTGCCACACATCACAGATTACTTAAATTATCCAAAGCGCAATATATGTATCCTGGTCAACTTAATGGCATATGCATTTTACAGCATGGGCGTTTCAAAATccaaaatagagaaaaaaaatgagatgggACAAACAATACTTCACCATACTCGGACAGTTTATGTTTGTCCTCATTTTCACAGTCGCAAAATCTGTTATTTTTACCCACACTAAGAATTCTCAGACTTACTGTGATAAAACCTTCAGATTTGTTAATGAATGGGTGCCATTCATATGCAAACAAGCAAATTACATCACATGGCCTCACAAGCACAGAAGACTAATTTAAAGTTAAGATTATTTGTGTTAAGGAGTCATCTGAGAAAATTTCACAAAATTTTAATTGCAAAGTGATTCGATGCATGTGCAGCccaatttttatatatatgataAGAGGGTTAAGAGAGTAAATTTGCATCCAATAACGTCTATGATGATGCAATGCTAAGTAGCAAGTTCAAAAAAATGTAGAACTTCATTCCTTTCCAGGAGAGACGAGACTGAAATGTTGTCCTGAATTGGCCTCCCTGCTCacttctgaaacacacacagaactcaCCTGTCATTTGCTCTCTGTGTTCAGCTGTAAGTGCTGCATCTTCCACAGTAAAAATATCATGCCTGGATTTCCTGGCGATGGATTATGATTTAACACATCAACCGCCATCTCGTGGCTCCACTATGACTTTGATGAGTAATAGGGATTTAGCTGCGTAATCCTGACAACGGTTACCTAACCATTTCtacttttctctcttcctgtttGTGCTTTGCTTTATCTGTCTGTGTATTTGTTGCCATGTCTGGCTTCATGTTTCTCTGCTGGTCATGTCTGCATTTCTGCATGTATATTtactctgtgcgtgtgtctggcCTTTGTGCTTGCTTGTGTGTTtgcgtttgtgtttgtgcgtgttgttgtttgtgtctgCTTCTCCTCCAGGTAAACTCACCCCTGCACGTGAACACAGCTGTCTGAGCGACGAGGACAAGGTGCAGGGCGGGGGAGCACAGACCAAAGACCGCGGGACTTCCACTGACGCCCCCTGCAGACACAGCCACACCTCTGGACACTCCACAACGGCTGCGACTCGCTCCAAGCTTCAGGAGAAGCCGCCCGCGCCACCCCCACCGCAGAACTATACACCAGCTCCTCTAAACCCAGCAAGGAAGGCGGATGGAGGTGGGCACCACCGGGAGAGGATCCGCTACCACACAGACGTTCATATAGAACCCACAGAGGAGATTTATCTAACTCCTGTGCAGCGTTCCGCCGACCCTCTAGACCCTCCCAACGTGCAGGACCGGCCTTTCCTCTCGCAGCAGACTGAGCAGGGCCGCATGTCCATCAGCTCCGACACAGAGGGCCCACCTCCATACCAGCCCCTCCCAGACCGGACAAACCCCTCTATCTATGAGGAGGACGAGGTATATGTCCCCCCACCTTCATATACTTCCTGTGTAGAGTCCATCATCACGCCACCCAGCATGGCTCACTCAGCCCGCtcctccctcgcgctggacctCAGCCTGAAGGGGGCAGGAACGGGGGCTGGGGTCATGCTGAGACCCGGATCATCTGTGGAGTACGTTGATGCCACAGATGAAAGCTACTGCGGGGAAGATGAGGATGTGGACAGGATAATAATGGATGGAAGTTTGGGGAAGGGGGGAGAAAATGGGGGAGGAAAGGATGGAGTAAAGAGGGATGGCGGTGGCAGGAAAGTCCCACCAAGGACTTCAATGAGCTCGGAGGCCAGCGGCCTTTCGTATGACTCGGTAAAATACACACTAGTGGTGGATGAGCATGCTCAGCTAGAACTGGTCAGCCTCCGGCAATGTTACCAAGGCTACAGTGACGACAGCGACTCAGCCACCGTCTATGACAACTGCGTCTCTTCTCCCTACGAGTCTGCCATAGGGGAGGAGTacgaggaggaagatgaggacgATGAGGACGGCATTCAGATAGGAGGAGTGAGGAGAGAGGCCACGGCTTGTCTGTCTGAAGACTCCACTCCAGAGGTCGACCTGCACTTCTCCAAGAAGTTCCTCAACGTCTTCATGAATGGGCGCTCTCGCTCTTCCAGTAAGTCAATGCCGTGATTGCGATAGTTTTCTTTcaataatatttcaatattagCAATTTGAGTATTTTATAAACCATCTTGCATACATTAACCGCATGTGACATATGTCATGATAGCCATAACAGTCAGCCATGTTGCCCAGCCAAGCATGTCATAAACAACACCATGTAAAAAAGGTTAATATTACATAATAAttacattcatgtttattttCTGAACAAATGATTATTTTGTTGATAATGATTTTTGCCATTTGGTCATAATTATGAGACTTAATAAGCTGGTTGTAAATTTAAATTGTCGGAGTTTGTGCGCAGGGTCCAGAGAATAATCAAAAGTGTAAGTGGTGAGAATGGGAAGTGTTTGGGTTTGGTTTTCGGTCTGTAAATAGAAAGACAAACAGTATGCAAAGACATGCAAACTAAAACGCTTGTTTGCATATGGGGTAGCCTCACAACTAGGTGACGTCACAGCTTTTTTTAACATCagtattttcttcttcattcaTTTGCAAGATAGCTCACAGTAACATTTCACCCTCTTTGTCTGAGAGACttgattttacattttgagAATATGTAAATTTCTTCATACAAGGCATTCTATTCCCCCCATAATTGTGTGTGAGACAACCTGGAAGCACATACGCTGTTATTTTGTGTAACTCCCTTTAAACATAGAGTAACACAGCAGTGAATGCTGTCTGGCCGAATTGGCAGCGTGGTGGGAAAGGCTTAAAGCGATGTGGCTGATGAAGCAAAGCCACAGAGATTTTCAGGAGCTGGAATATTCCCGTACAACACAACTCATCATCCACATGACATGTAACTCTCGATATTGTGACTGTCTGCCTGTTAGATTTAACTTTATCTTGTAGAATAACATCTGCAACTGGCTGATGAATAATATTTGAAACTGCTGTTTTATCATACCCGCAGTTTGAAGATAACAGTTTGAACATGTGATTTACATGGAAGTTATAATAAATTAAGCCACAATACCCATCACAGCTTCATAAGTCaatacacccctatgttaaattcccatagaggcaggcagatttgtatttttaaaggccagttatttcatggatccaggatactatgcatcctgataaagttcccttggcctttgggattaaaatagccccacatcatcacatacccttcaccatacctagagaatggcatggggtactttccataaaatcatctctcattgcaaatcaaaccagctattaggctaactgaaatacaaccttgccaatctctaggtatggtgaaggggaggtgatgatgtgggggggccattttcctatgtttctgtgtctaagtgactgatgggaacaactttgacattggtccagtattaagtgagatcgctgcagtcggcagcggcgaaacaagctacaatgtaagttaataggacaattttccagcttgtatttaccttcataaagtggttgtttttgccactgacaggctcagattaatattcttaGTGTTTGACAACGTtctggaaaggatccctacagagatagacctttaaaacctctttgagacctttctgtttaactagaaa
Encoded here:
- the mapk8ip1b gene encoding C-Jun-amino-terminal kinase-interacting protein 1, which translates into the protein MADREKRKASPPSGRNIQVNSSATFRLTHDISLDEFEDDDLSEITEITDECGMSLNCNGPDIKDHVRRGTNSMSGRAELGAVGQFQAEMLHLELIDGADGYHSEKESSKASAIAPLPITKDPAAPVTMDTYRPKRPTTLNLFPIVPRTQDTLNNNSFGKKYSWQEKVSGSSSPLKTGKLTPAREHSCLSDEDKVQGGGAQTKDRGTSTDAPCRHSHTSGHSTTAATRSKLQEKPPAPPPPQNYTPAPLNPARKADGGGHHRERIRYHTDVHIEPTEEIYLTPVQRSADPLDPPNVQDRPFLSQQTEQGRMSISSDTEGPPPYQPLPDRTNPSIYEEDEVYVPPPSYTSCVESIITPPSMAHSARSSLALDLSLKGAGTGAGVMLRPGSSVEYVDATDESYCGEDEDVDRIIMDGSLGKGGENGGGKDGVKRDGGGRKVPPRTSMSSEASGLSYDSVKYTLVVDEHAQLELVSLRQCYQGYSDDSDSATVYDNCVSSPYESAIGEEYEEEDEDDEDGIQIGGVRREATACLSEDSTPEVDLHFSKKFLNVFMNGRSRSSSIQGAESFGLYSCLINGEERDQSHRAIYRFVPRHDDELELEVDDPLLVEVQSEDYWYEGYNMRTGARGIFPAYYAIEVNKDTESYKVKSSEWMDRYRLKFLGSVQVPFHKGNDVLCAAMQKIATNRRMTVKYNPPSSCILEISVKGIKLAVQEDYYACDRSNECSHFFQLKNVSFCGYHPKNSKYFGFITKHPADQRFACHVFVSEDSTKPLAESVGKAFQLYYKEFVEFSCPTEDIYLE